GGCGGTTTGTTGGTAGGCGTGAAAGCCTTGCGACACCGGTTCGAGCTGGCTGTATTCAATCGAGAGTTTGCGGAATTGTTGCTGATCGCCAATCACATCCGGTTCACCCAACAGGGCGGAAATTTCGGCGTAGCGTTCGCTTAAGGCTTCGAGTTTTTGCAGGATAGATGCTTTCACAGAGGGTTAGCCGTTGTCGTCAGTAGAAAGGTTAAATAAGGTGCGGGCGTGTGCCAACAATTGGTGGTCGCCGTTGCGTGCCGCCGCGTGCATGGCTTGGGTCGCGTCGTGTGAGAGTTTATTCGTCAGCGTGTGTGCCAGAAATTGCAAAGCTTCGGCGGGGCTTTTGCCGTTTTGCAACAAGGCAGTGGCTTTGTCGAAGACTTCTTGGCGGATGCTCTCGGTGCGAGCGCGGTATGCCCGAATCGTGTTCATGTGGTCTTGCGCCCGCAGCCATGCCATGAAATTGCTGACTTCGGTGATGACCATGCCTTCGGCTTGTTCGGCGGCAGCGCGGCGTGATTGGAGATTTTCTTCGATAACCGAGTGCAAATCGTCCACGGTGTACAAATAGACGTCATCGAGTTGCGCGACTTCTTGTTCAATGTCACGCGGAACGGCGATGTCGACCATGAACATGGGGCGGTGTTTGCGGATTTTTAGTGCCCGTTCCACCGCACCCTTGCCTAAAATGGGTACAGGTGAGGCAGTGGAGGAAATAATAATGTCCGCTTGGGGCAAATGATCGGCTAATTCGGGCAGGCCGATGCCTTTGCCACCGTATTCTGCGGCGAGTTTTTGCGCTTTGTCGATGCTGCGGTTGGCAACGATGATTTTACCAATGTGATTGGTGGCAAGGTGTTTGCCGACGAGTTCGATGGTTTCGCCCGCCCCAATCAGCAGCGCGGTTTGGGTTTCGAGTTTGCTGAAAATTTGCTTGGCAAGGCTGACGGCGGCGAATGCTACCGAGACGGGGTTGGCACCGATGCTGGTTTGGGTGCGCACTTTTTTGGCGGTGGAAAAAGCGTGCTGCATCAAACGGTTTAATTGATTGCCGGTGGTGGCTTGGTCGCTGGCGGCTTGCAGGGCGGTTTTGAGTTGCCCCAGAATTTGCGGTTCGCCCAAGACCAGCGAATCCAGCCCGCAGGCAACCCGCAAGGCGTGGCGCACCGCGTCGTCTTGCTGGTAGATATACAAATAGGGTTGCAATTGCGCGGCGGACATTTTGTGCCAGCCTGCCAGCCAGTCGATCAGCGCGGCGACGGACTGTTGCGGGTGCGCAGCGGCGTAGATTTCGGTGCGATTGCAGGTCGAGAGTATTAGGTTTTCAGGCACGACCTGATGCGCAGCGTGCAAGGCCAACGGCAAGCTGTCGAGTGAGAACGAAACCTTTTCCCGGATGGAGACTGGGGCGGTTTTATGATTGACTCCAACGATCAGGATGGACATTCAGTAGTTTACCAACAGATACATTTCAGCCTTTGCACTTTTCTAGGGCGAGGTAGTTAACTTTCAGAACCGCGAATTTTCTGATACGTTATGGCTTATTACAAGGTAATTCGCTGAATATATCCTTAAAACTTCCGACAACATAATACGATCAGTCACAATCAGGTGTTGTGATAGACCGGAGAAATACATGCCCAGCAGCCGTTTACCGCGCCGTTTTGTGAGTTTAGGTCTCGCGCTCTTGATTGGTGGGTGTACGTTGGGGAACGCCCCGTTTGCCGACCAGTCGATCGGTAATGTCGCTACCTTTAGTAGTCCTTTAAGCTATCAGGTTTACAATATTCTTGCGGGAGAAATGTTTGTAAAACAGGGCAATGTAGCACAGGCAGCGTTGCATTACGTCGCTGCCGCTCAGCAGACTACCGACCCAGCCGTGGCGCAGCGAGCGGTGGAATTGGCGATGAGTGCCGAGGATACGCCGTTGGCAGGGCGTGCGCTGGAACGTTGGATGACGTTATCGCCGGATTCCACCGAAGCGGTTCAGTATCAAGCCTTGGCGAATTTACGTGCTGAAAAATACGCAGAAGCGGTCAAGGATTTGGTGAAAATTCGTGATGCTGCCGAAAAAGAAGCCGGGCATGGTTTTGCTTTCATCGTGTCTTTGCTGGCATTGGAGCCGGACTCGAATAAGTCTTACGAAACCTTCAAGCGCTATGTGGAGACTGTGGACAGTTCACCGCAGGCGCAACTCGCGTTAGCGTCGTTTGCCCTTAAGGTAGAGCAATTTGAGGTGGCTTTGCAGGCGAGTCAGGCGGCAAAAAAGCAGGGTACTGCCGCCGAGAAGGTGCAGGCAGCGCGGTGGGTTGCTAAAGCGTTAGCAGGTTTGGGGAAATTACCCGACGCTATCCAAGAGCTGGAAGCCCTTGGCAAGGATAGTCAGGATACCGAATTTAAATTGGATTACGCTCGCCTACTGATTTTGGCGGACCGGCGAGTGGAAGCGCTACCGATTTACCAACAGCTTTACGCTACGCTTCCCAATAACGTGGATATTATTTATACCTTAAGCTTGTTATTTCTTGAGCAAAAGTCTTTCACCGCTGCTGAGCCGTTGATTACTAAATTGCTGACTGTGCCGGAGCGTGCGGCGGATGCCAGTTATTTCATGGGGCAAATTCATGAAGGTTTGCAACGCCCCAAACAAGCGCTTGAGGTTTATCAACAAGCGCTTGGCGGGCAATACAGCCGTCAAGCGACGTTACGTATTGCCGATTTACTGGTTGAAACCACGAGTTTGGCGCGTGCGCGTGACTGGCTGGGAGCGCAATTGAAGGCCACATCTGACAATGAGCGCAAAGTGTTGTTGTTACAGTTAGATGGGCAGCTTCTGCATGATCAGGAAAAATATGCGGAGGCTGTCGAGAGTTTTGGCAAGGCATTGGCGGTGAAAGCCGATGACCCGGATGTGCTGTATTCCCGCGCTTTGAGCACCGAAAAGCTCGGTGATTTCGGCAAAGCGGAAGCCGATTTACGCGCGGTACTGAAATTACAGCCTGACAATGCCACCGTATTGAATGCCTTGGGGTATATGCTGGCGGTGAATACGCAACGTTATGCAGAAGCCAGCGATTTGATCACCAAAGCGCTCACCGGTCGCCCGGATGATCCGGCGATTATGGATAGCATGGGGTGGGTATTATTCCTGTCGGGCAAACCGCAAGAAGCAGAAACTTGGTTACGCAAAGCCTATACTCTGTTACCAGACCCTGAAGTTGCCAGCCATTTGATTGGAGTGCTGGCGGCGCGTGGCAATAAAACCGAAGCGCAAGGTATTCTCGATGCCATGCTCAGCAAGTTTCCAGACGATAGCTTGCTGCTTAACGCCAAGGCAAAGCTGGTTAGTTTGTAAGCTTCTCAT
The sequence above is drawn from the Thiothrix subterranea genome and encodes:
- a CDS encoding tetratricopeptide repeat protein, which translates into the protein MPSSRLPRRFVSLGLALLIGGCTLGNAPFADQSIGNVATFSSPLSYQVYNILAGEMFVKQGNVAQAALHYVAAAQQTTDPAVAQRAVELAMSAEDTPLAGRALERWMTLSPDSTEAVQYQALANLRAEKYAEAVKDLVKIRDAAEKEAGHGFAFIVSLLALEPDSNKSYETFKRYVETVDSSPQAQLALASFALKVEQFEVALQASQAAKKQGTAAEKVQAARWVAKALAGLGKLPDAIQELEALGKDSQDTEFKLDYARLLILADRRVEALPIYQQLYATLPNNVDIIYTLSLLFLEQKSFTAAEPLITKLLTVPERAADASYFMGQIHEGLQRPKQALEVYQQALGGQYSRQATLRIADLLVETTSLARARDWLGAQLKATSDNERKVLLLQLDGQLLHDQEKYAEAVESFGKALAVKADDPDVLYSRALSTEKLGDFGKAEADLRAVLKLQPDNATVLNALGYMLAVNTQRYAEASDLITKALTGRPDDPAIMDSMGWVLFLSGKPQEAETWLRKAYTLLPDPEVASHLIGVLAARGNKTEAQGILDAMLSKFPDDSLLLNAKAKLVSL
- the hemA gene encoding glutamyl-tRNA reductase; translated protein: MSILIVGVNHKTAPVSIREKVSFSLDSLPLALHAAHQVVPENLILSTCNRTEIYAAAHPQQSVAALIDWLAGWHKMSAAQLQPYLYIYQQDDAVRHALRVACGLDSLVLGEPQILGQLKTALQAASDQATTGNQLNRLMQHAFSTAKKVRTQTSIGANPVSVAFAAVSLAKQIFSKLETQTALLIGAGETIELVGKHLATNHIGKIIVANRSIDKAQKLAAEYGGKGIGLPELADHLPQADIIISSTASPVPILGKGAVERALKIRKHRPMFMVDIAVPRDIEQEVAQLDDVYLYTVDDLHSVIEENLQSRRAAAEQAEGMVITEVSNFMAWLRAQDHMNTIRAYRARTESIRQEVFDKATALLQNGKSPAEALQFLAHTLTNKLSHDATQAMHAAARNGDHQLLAHARTLFNLSTDDNG